The segment ATTTCGCTTTTTTAAGTTATTTTAGTTTATACTGCAATATTAGTGTCGCATTTTGACTTTATGTGGTGGATATATAGACATTATAACGGGTTGTTTTGGACATCCCAATTACCTAGATTTGCATTTATAGAATTGATCGTATGAAACACATAACCATATTGGTTCCCGACGGCGAAGGCAATAACTTAAGTAGTATCATCGGTCCATACAAGATACTTTCCAGAGCAAATTGGTATTATAAACAAAATAACAATCGGGAGTTATATTCAATACAACTTGCGGGAGTTCTGAAAAAGTAAATTTTTATGATGAACTATTTTCCGTAAAACCACATACAACAATTTCAAATCTTAATAAGACTAATCTAATAGTAATTCCTTCGCTGAATCACGATTACAAAAATACTGCACAGAAAAATAAATTGATGATCGATTGGATTGAGAAGCAATATAAGAATGGTGCAGAAGTCGCAGCTATTTGTACCGGTGCTTTTCTTCTTGCAACAACAGGGTTACTTGATGGGAAAAGTTGTTCAACACATTGGTCTGCCAGTGAAGACTTCAGAGTTCTGTTTCCGAAAGTAAATATAAAGGCTGACCGACTTATCACTGATGAAAATGGAATTTATACAAATGGCGGCGCGTTTTCATTTTTGAATCTTATAATTTATCTGGTTGAAAAATATTTCGACAGACAAACTGCTATTTATTGCAGCAAAGTTTTTCAGATCGAAATGGACAGAAACAATCAATCACAATTTGCAATCTTTACCGGACAGAAACTTCATGGTGACGATGTTGTTAAACAGGCGCAGGAAATTCTTGAGAAAAATATTGCTGAGAAAATTTCTATCGAAGAGTTGTCTTCAAAATTATCTGTTGGAAGAAGAAATTTCGACAGAAGATTCATCAAAGCTACCGGCAATACACCTACAGAATATTCTCAGCGTGTAAAAATGGAAGCAGCAAAAAAAGCACTCGAATCAACACGCAAAACTGTCAATGAAGTAATGTATGATGTTGGCTACTCCGATCAGAAAGCATTTCGGGAAGTATTCAGGAAAGTTACGGGGATGTCGCCGGTAGAGTATCGTGGCAGGTTCAATAATGATCCGGGAACGTGAATTGAATTCAATGACACCAATTTATGTACTAAGTACAAAACTAAATTTACTGCCTTCACCAATTTCACTATCAACCCATATTTTCCCGCCTTGAGCCTCGATAAACTCTTTGCTAATGGCAAGTCCTAATCCTGTTCCGGTTTTATTGCTTCCCGGAATTTGAAAATATCTAGTAAATATTTTATCTCTGTATCTTGATTCTATTCCTCTTCCAAAATCCTGTACTGAAAAAGTAACCTTATCAATGTCTTTTTTCACTTCTATTACAACACGACTTTTTTCCTGTGAATATCGGATAGCATTCGTCAAAAAATTGATCAAAACCCATGCTGTTTTCTCTGCATCTGCTTTTACTAATGGCAGATCAGAATCCATTTTTACTTCGAGCCCGCCCTCCTTTTGATCAGCCTGAACTTTTACTGCGTCCAAAGCATATTGTAGAATTTGAGACGAATCGCTTTGCTGTATGGTTAGTTGAACATTGCCTGTTTCTACCTGACTAAGGTTAAGTAATTCACTTGTTATTTTCAACAAACGGTTACTGTCATCTTTTATACTTTCAATAAGTTGTTTTTGTCCATCATTAAGTGAGCCTGTGTTAATATTTTCCAGGAGTTGCACACTGGCCTTAATTGTAGAAATAGGTGTTTTTAGTTCATGAGAAATTGTCGCAATGAAATTAGTTTTAGCATAATCCAGTTCTTTGAATGAAGTAACATTTTTCAAAACAATAAAATGACCAATTTGTTTTGGCTCCTTTTCACCGGTTGGAGCTATAGAAATAGGTATAACTTCTTTTTCAAAATAACTTTCCTTATTATCAGCATAAATTTTAATCGGCTTTTTATCTTGTTTGTCACTGATAACTAAACCCTGAACAAGTAAGCGCATCAGGTCATTTGTTACAGCAACATCCTGCGCAAATTTACCTGCCAAGTCTTCCTTTTTCATTCCCAAAATTTTAAGCGCTGCACCGTTCACAAACAAAATCAATTTCTCTTCATCAAGACCTATTACCGGATCGTGCTGATTATCTATCAATGTTTCAATCCTTTTTTCTCGAATAAAAGTTTAGCCAGATTACTGTTATTATATTCTTCCAATTTCTTAGCCATTATATTAAAGGCTTGTGCCAGTTCCCCAAATTCATTATGGCCTTCAAAATTTACTCTTTCAGAATATTTTTTGGCTGCAATTTGTTTAATACTTTCTGTTAATTCTTTAATTGGATTTGCGATATTCCCCGGCAAATTGACGAGGAGAACGAAAGCAATAATAAAACAAAACGTACCTGTTAAAGCAATCCACCATGTTGCCTCAGAAGCAGTTTGTTTTGCAACATCGCTTTTCCGTTGTATCGCCTGCATGTTCAACAGCATAATATCTGCCAGATCTTTTCGGATGGAAATGTAAAGCAAACTATCTTTAGGAGCAATCAGTAACTTATCAAAATCAACAGACAATTTTTCTGTCAATTCCTTTTCACCAATTTCTGTTACGTTACTTTTTTGTTTAGTAAGATTTTCAGAAAATTTAATGCGACTTTTAGTGTCAGTAATATCTTCATCTAATGCAATCAACATATTGCGGGAGTATTCAAGTGTCTTGTAATTAGCAACCAATATATTCTGTGTGTCCCTATTTAAAGCATTTATGTACACAGTACCAATCACAGCAAGCATTATGATGAAGAGAAATAATAACCCAACTCCTAAAGTCAACTTTGTTTTTATTCTCATGATAGTATGATTAAATCAATTTCCAGTTTATTCAGTTTTTTTAATAACTCATTGAAAGTATTAGTAGCCATAATAATTGTGAACAGATTAAAGTGTGGCTTCCCTATACAAATTGTTGTTATTCCCCTTTCTTCTGCTACCTCAGCAATGGACTTTGCAATATTCGAACTTTGCTTTTTAATTATTTCTGCACCTAACTCTGTTGCAAGTTTATAATTATTTATCAAATGCCTCTGTTTGTCAAGTGCAATTTTATCAGAGCTTTCTTCAGGTGTCTCTACAAAAAGTACATACCATTTACAATTATAATAATTTGCAAGACGTGCCGTCTTCCTGATTATTTCTTTAGCAATTGTTTCATTACTGCTTATGCAAGCTAAAAATCGTTCCTGACGTAAAGCTAAATTTCTGGGTAATTCTGTTTCAATTTTTCTTTCAACTTGTGATGCTACTTCTTTCAATGCCATTTCTCTTAACTGCAATATATGCTCCGCTTTGAAAAAATTCTTTAATGCGGTCTCAATCTTTTCAGCATGATATATCTTCCCTTCTTTTAATCGGGTAATTAACTCATCGGCAGTAAGATCAATATTTACGACTTCATCAGCTAGCGCAATTACTTTATCCGGAACTCTTTCCATTACTTCTATTCCGGTAATTTTCCTTACTTCTTCATTCAGACTTTCAATGTGCTGGATGTTTAAAGCACTAATAACATTAATTCCTGCATTCAAAATATCCATTACATCCTGCCAGCGCTTTTCATTTTTACTACCTTCAATGTTAGTATGAGCAAGTTCATCAACTATTACAACTTCCGGACGCAGACTGATGACAGCCTGTACATCCATTTCTTCCAGTTCTTTTCCTTTATAAAAAATCGTTCTCCTTGGAATCAATGGTAATCCCGCTAAAAGCTCATGCGTTTCTTTTCTGTTATGGGTTTCAACGTAACCAATCTTAACATCAATGCCATTTTGCAATAAAGCACGCGCTTCCTGTAACATCCGGTACGTTTTACCTACTCCGGCGCTCATGCCGATGTAAATTTTAAACTTACCCCGCCTTGACTTTTGTATCAGGTCAAGAAAATCTTGCGCTGATTTTCTGCTCTCTTCCATTGATCATAATTTAAAACAGGCAGAGAACCTATGCCGGTCTTTAGCCGGAATTAGATTCTCCACAATTTTTTATTAAAATGAAATTGCTATGGATGTAGTGAAGAAATAATTTTGCTTCGAAGGTTTATTGTCCATTGTAAATATTTCATCTTTACTATTAAGTCCTCGTCCTTCTATTCTCCACAATACATTATCACTAACAGCATAATCCAGATTTAATGAATACCCCATTGTCTGAAAACCATTTTGCGTTCCTGTTGCAATGATAACACCTTTTTCATCTGTATAATATTCTGCTCTTGCAGCTATCCGAACTTTTGATGTTGGTTTATATTGCATGATTAATACCGGAGAATACCAGTTGTTATATTCACTCTTTTTAGCATTCTGCTGCATACCGATATCAAAACCTGCAGTGATTCCAAATTTCTCCGTCAGTTGAAACTGACCATAAAAATTATTAAAGATGCGCATTTGCTTTACACTATCCGGTTGTTCATTCCCTGCGAATGTACTCCAATTGAATGTAACTTTCGAATTCGGTTTATAAGTAAGCTGGGTTCCAAAAGCTGGTGTCTGATTTCCGGGTATACGTTGTACACGTTGCCATCCATTCAAATACATTGCTGCTAAATACAACTTTTCATTCCCGGAAGTAAAACTAATTCTAACTCCTGATTCATAATAGGGTGAATTTTCAGCTAAAATACTTCTTGTCAAATTCCAACAGTCTTTTCCAATTGCACTTTCAAAACCAATATGAGATGGTAAAATTCCGGCATCAATCCACATGTTCTTCTTTTTGGAAATTTTAAATCCTACGTTGGCTTCAAAAATATTTTTCAATAAATTTTGCTCTCCCGCCAGATTATACTGTGGATATGTCCCTGCCATCAAACCAAAGTTCCCTCTAACATCATCGGTTGAATAATTCGCTTTTACGAGTCCCAGGTTTAAATTAACTTCATTGTGTCTGTTGAATGAATAAAAGAATGCCGGACGCTCGTGATTTTCCGGATTTCCAATATCATAACTGTAATATGCTTCCACGTAACCTGATATTGTAAGCGGATCTGCTTTCGTTGTATCCTGAGCATCCACTCCGGATAATATTGAAATAAAAGCACTAAGTAGTATTGTTGTTTTCATTGTGGTCATTTTATCTAAGATTGTCTAATTCTAAATTAAGTTTTAATACGTTTATTTTTTCTGTTCCGAATAATCCCAATAATGGTTTTTGTGTATTTTCTGAAATGAGTTTTTGAATATTTTCTTCTGAAATATTTCTGACCATTGCAATTCTTTTCACTTGCACCTTTGCTGCCTGCACTGAAATATTCGGATCTAATCCACTTCCACTGGCTGTGACCAGGTCAGAAGGAATTTGTGATTTTTCAATTCCCGGATTGTGAACCAGAAATGTATCAATCCTTGACTGAACTTCTGCAAGATAATCCGGATTACTTGGTCCCTTGTTACTTCCGCCGCTGCCTGCCGCATTGTATCCAACAGCCGAAGGTCTGGAGTAAAAATATTTATCGTCAGTAAATGACTGACCGATATTAGCGTAGTATTTTTTATCGCCCTGAATAATAATTTCTCCTTTTCCGTTGTTCGGAGCGAATTGCGCAACACCATAAACTGCCAGAGTATAGATGCCCATAAAAAACACAAGCGAAACCAGTGTAAGTCTTATTGCTGGTAGTATATTTGTTTTCATAATGAATTTTTTTTAGATGAATACTGAAACTATAAGGTCTATTGCTTTTATTCCAATAAATGGTATTAATACACCTCCTAAACCATAAATCAAAAGGTTCCTGCGAAGTAGTGCACTCGCACCAATCGGTTTGTATGCTACACCTTTTAAAGCTAAAGGGATAAGAAGCGGAATGATGATGGCATTAAAAACTACTGCAGAAAGTATTGCACTTTCCGGAGAATGCAAATTCATAATGTTCAATCCTTGCAAAGCCGGAATTGCAACAATGAAAAGTGCAGGAATGATGGCAAAATATTTTGCAACATCATTTGCAATACTAAAGGTCGTAAGTGTACCACGTGTCATCAGCAACTGTTTGCCGATTTCAACGATCTCTATCAATTTAGTTGGATCATTATCCAGATCAACCATATTACCTGCTTCTTTTGCCGCCTGTGTTCCGCTATTCATTGCAACACCAACATCAGCTTGTGCCAGTGCAGGGGCATCGTTAGTTCCATCACCCATCATTGCAACTAATCTTCCTTCCGATTGTTCTTTCTTGATGTAATTCATTTTATCTTCGGGTTTAGCCTCTGCAATAAAATCATCAACTCCTGCTTTCTCTGCAATGAATTTTGCCGTTAAAGGATTATCACCTGTAACCATAACGGTTTTTATTCCCATTTTGCGAAGACGATCAAATCGTTCTCTTATGCCCGGTTTGATAATATCCTGCAATTCAATGACACCAATTATTTTTTCATTTTCAGAAACTACCAATGGTGTTCCGCCATTGCCTGAGATCGCTATAACTCTTTCGGATACCTCTGAAGGATAACTATTCCCTGCTTTTTCACTCAGATTTCTGATCGCATCTGACGCACCTTTTCTGATTCGTGTACTTTCAAAATCAATTCCTGAACTACGTGTTTCAGCAGTAAATTTTATGAACTTTGGATTACTGATATTGTAATCAGATGAACTTACTCCAGCCAGTTCAATGATTGATTTCCCTTCCGGTGTCTGATCACTCATCGAACTCAATACAACACATTTTGTAAAATGCTTTTCGTCGATTCCATTAGCACGATAAAAATGGGTAGCCTTACGATTACCAATCGTTATTGTTCCTGTTTTGTCAAGTAACAAAACATCAATATCACCTGCTGTTTCAACTGCTTTTCCTGATTTGGTAATTACATTTGCTCTCAATGCTCTATCCATTCCTGCAATTCCTATTGCGGAAAGCAAACCTCCTATGGTTGTCGGGATCAGACAAACAAACAATGAAATAAATGCCGCAATTGTTATAGGCGTATTTGCGTAGTCTGCAAATGGCTTCAGTGTAACGGTAACAATAATGAAAACAAGAGTAAATCCTGCAAGCAGAATGGTCAAAGCAATTTCATTCGGAGTTTTTTGCCGACTTGCGCCTTCTACCAATGCAATCATTTTAT is part of the Bacteroidota bacterium genome and harbors:
- a CDS encoding sensor protein KdpD codes for the protein MEESRKSAQDFLDLIQKSRRGKFKIYIGMSAGVGKTYRMLQEARALLQNGIDVKIGYVETHNRKETHELLAGLPLIPRRTIFYKGKELEEMDVQAVISLRPEVVIVDELAHTNIEGSKNEKRWQDVMDILNAGINVISALNIQHIESLNEEVRKITGIEVMERVPDKVIALADEVVNIDLTADELITRLKEGKIYHAEKIETALKNFFKAEHILQLREMALKEVASQVERKIETELPRNLALRQERFLACISSNETIAKEIIRKTARLANYYNCKWYVLFVETPEESSDKIALDKQRHLINNYKLATELGAEIIKKQSSNIAKSIAEVAEERGITTICIGKPHFNLFTIIMATNTFNELLKKLNKLEIDLIILS
- a CDS encoding porin, whose protein sequence is MKTTILLSAFISILSGVDAQDTTKADPLTISGYVEAYYSYDIGNPENHERPAFFYSFNRHNEVNLNLGLVKANYSTDDVRGNFGLMAGTYPQYNLAGEQNLLKNIFEANVGFKISKKKNMWIDAGILPSHIGFESAIGKDCWNLTRSILAENSPYYESGVRISFTSGNEKLYLAAMYLNGWQRVQRIPGNQTPAFGTQLTYKPNSKVTFNWSTFAGNEQPDSVKQMRIFNNFYGQFQLTEKFGITAGFDIGMQQNAKKSEYNNWYSPVLIMQYKPTSKVRIAARAEYYTDEKGVIIATGTQNGFQTMGYSLNLDYAVSDNVLWRIEGRGLNSKDEIFTMDNKPSKQNYFFTTSIAISF
- a CDS encoding K(+)-transporting ATPase subunit C yields the protein MKTNILPAIRLTLVSLVFFMGIYTLAVYGVAQFAPNNGKGEIIIQGDKKYYANIGQSFTDDKYFYSRPSAVGYNAAGSGGSNKGPSNPDYLAEVQSRIDTFLVHNPGIEKSQIPSDLVTASGSGLDPNISVQAAKVQVKRIAMVRNISEENIQKLISENTQKPLLGLFGTEKINVLKLNLELDNLR
- the kdpB gene encoding potassium-transporting ATPase subunit KdpB — its product is MTKNTSLFQKDLMQEALKQSFVKLNPKIMFRNPVMFTVEIGTAVMFIVCLWILSGEQTQGSFAYNFVVFIVLLLTLLFANFAEAIAEARGKAQADSLRKTREETPAKLKSGELISSSQLKKGDVFICETGDIIPADGEIVEGLATIDESAITGESAPVIREAGGDKSSVTGGTKVLSDKITVKVTTEQGESFLDKMIALVEGASRQKTPNEIALTILLAGFTLVFIIVTVTLKPFADYANTPITIAAFISLFVCLIPTTIGGLLSAIGIAGMDRALRANVITKSGKAVETAGDIDVLLLDKTGTITIGNRKATHFYRANGIDEKHFTKCVVLSSMSDQTPEGKSIIELAGVSSSDYNISNPKFIKFTAETRSSGIDFESTRIRKGASDAIRNLSEKAGNSYPSEVSERVIAISGNGGTPLVVSENEKIIGVIELQDIIKPGIRERFDRLRKMGIKTVMVTGDNPLTAKFIAEKAGVDDFIAEAKPEDKMNYIKKEQSEGRLVAMMGDGTNDAPALAQADVGVAMNSGTQAAKEAGNMVDLDNDPTKLIEIVEIGKQLLMTRGTLTTFSIANDVAKYFAIIPALFIVAIPALQGLNIMNLHSPESAILSAVVFNAIIIPLLIPLALKGVAYKPIGASALLRRNLLIYGLGGVLIPFIGIKAIDLIVSVFI